acaaaatgcaacctttaCGTAGACATAAATGGTACAGGTGGAGAGTATTGTACATATTTTCATCAGTGTGCAGTACttgtcttgtgtgttgtgtttggtcaacatattcatgtactttACGTACTCTACGGTAAAAACatctctgacaaaatcaagcaggttatatcattagaaaagaatagttactgtaaaagtgttttaaattGTGCACAACTgtgtgtaactggttcaaacagagtccaattttatgaaccatgtgtgtggcatacaGTGACAGACTTGGGTTTTATAAATGAGTGTAACCCATACTTTTGaacgaagtgtttcattttgcaaaagattggaggtgttctgctacttgtgtgtctggttgtgtgaaTCGTTGGTTGTGTCTTGACAAAGGGAgctctgttttcaaaattgtgcttaagcaatcggaaaaaactgtaaacatgATTCTACTCATAGTAGAGTGTTGTGCATATGGTGATAGATGCTTCAactcagacaacacacacacacacacacatacaggatctCCGAGGCCACCACCATGGCCATGTTAATTAAACCCTAGCAGACGGCTGGCATTGTTACAGTTGGAGCGGGTGGAAACCATCTGTGGGACGCAACAGAGCCCAGCCCAGCAGAATCACCAGGCCAGCAACACAGCAAGGCCatgctgacgtgtgtgtgggtcctgtacgaggagggggggggggggggtgaggcctgtgtgtgtgtgtgtgtgtgtatggaaaggAGGGACAAGGAGTACCAGAGAAACACAACCCCACCGAGAGAGCATCCATCAGGAGCACTAGACAGTAATAACCCTGACACAGCACTGCCCCACACTGCTAACTGGGCTTGTTCACCTTACTGCTCGTTAAGGCTCGTTAAGGTTGTTAAGGTCCTTAAGGTCATTAAGGTCGTTAAGGGGCAAGGTAATTACCGGATGGAGGTATTTCAGCTTAGGGAGAGACAAGGTGTCAGAGACCAAGGAACTTCATGCTGTATGGAGCAGTCCTGAGATATTGTCTGTCAATCCATTTCAATTCAATGgactttattggcatgaaaggacaaatgttcatattgccaaagcaacagtggaactctgtctttctctctccttctatcgtctctctgtctctctctttctgtcttactctctctcctttccagaAAGCAGTCCTAGCCGGTgagcaacagtgtgtgtgttcatttacacacacacacacccacacacaccccaccaccccacatctccacaacacacacaccttcacccgaGCTCCCCCCACCCCGTAGAGCAGCCCAACACATGATCGGTCTATCATTTCACCAATCCAACGGTTCCCATGGTAACCTCCACTTAAAATAGGCGGCCGATGccgactgtctctctccctctctttctctctctgtctatccctctTGCATtcagtctctcactctttccttctcttctctctctctctctatcccacccgctctctctctacctctctctcttagcAGAGAGACGTGGAGGAACATGGGCGAGaacaccacaacaacacaacaacgtCCATGAGAAACAAACAACCGGAACCAGCAAACACCTCCACACTATCCAACTCAACGATAAAACCAAAACCACACGATCACAAGACGCCCCCCAGCACTGAGCCCCCAGCACTGAGACGCCCCCCAGCCCTCAGACGCCCCCAGCCCTCAGACGCCCCCCAGCACTGAGACGCCCCCCAGCACTGAGACGCCCCCCAGCACTGAGACGCCCTCCAGCACTGAGACGCCCCCAGCACTCAGCGGCCCCCAGCACTGAGACGCCCCCCAGCCCTCAGACGCCCCCCAGCACTGAGACGCACCCCAGCACTGAGACGCCCCCCAGCACTGAGACGCCCCCCAGCGGCTGCCAGACACGTCATGCCGGCTGAATCATGTGACAGAACAACAGATTCCAACGTGTCGAAACATGGCAAGACATTGCCCTCTCAAGTGTTTTGAGCTCCTGTGACTGTGTTTACTTGAACCCCCATTGCCATGagactgccccccccacacacaaacacacaccctcagtgaCCCCCACAGGTGCTGACACACGCAGAGTCCATCTTCCAAACATGTGGGGAACATATTTCTGCCCACGTACCCATAAGAAGAACCGTAAAAGGGGCATAGAACTATGAATTCAATATTTCATTTGATTGGATTCAAACTTCTGATCTGGAAGGTTCTCATTCAGGGGTGTGATGTTCTGTGTTGTTCCTCTATGTCatcagccctgacccctgacccctgacccagctGTCATACATGGCTCTCAGGTGTCAttctccttttcctctgctCCGGTCGTATCCTGCTGTCAGCCCCCGGAGTCACGTTTCTGTAAGCGTGTCACGATGATGCATTGCTAACCtgctcaccctcccctctcctctcctcacccctcctctctgctccccctcctatcctcacccctcttctcctctcctcacccctcctccccacctcgcTTCTCCTGGAAACAAATTCATTTTATTTCCTTTTCCAGAGAAGAGCTTTTCAGCTGGTGCTGACCTGTGAGAGCTACTTGATCTGTGTTCATCACTTCCTGCTACTTAAGAATAAACTTCCCCTGGCTTTGATTGGCTCCCCCTAGCCgggctgtgtggaggagctTCGCCGTGGGAACGGGTCCTTATCGGACAGGACCGTTGCTCTCACTGGAGCTGTTCCCTCTGGGCAGGCTGAGGGCTAATTACTTTGTTCCCATCTCCAAAAAAATCAcactcctgtttctctctctatccctctttctctctctctctttctctctccatccctctctctatacaactctttctctctctctctccttctctttctctctccatcccactctctatacaactctttatctctctctcgctccaggtATTTCAGtaactcccccctctctttcactatacccctccatcctctacctctctttttctctacctctctatttTGCACTCTCACTCCAGGTATtttactttctctgtctctgcattcctctctctctctttgtctctttgtcggtctcctcttcatcctctctctctccctccctccgtctgtccctctctcttccattaGTTCAGCTAGTGTGGCTCAGTATACTGGTGAGGAACCAGAGATTGAAGAACAGAAAGACTGTGTTATTGTCTCGACCTGCAGGGTCCCTCCATCACAGACTGGGATTGCATagggcatctctctctctctctgtctggatgGCCAAAGGAGGTAGAGAAGAGCAGAAAAGAAGTGCATGGTTTCAGGATGGAATCTAAAGAATCTCTTTAATCCGTCTATTTCAGCTCCTGTCACCGTGGCGATGAAAAACCCTCCTTCACCCCATAGAGGCAAGCTGACAGTTCCATTTGGTCTCTTCCTCggtctctatctccatctctctctccacctcccctcttttTCGCCctccgtttctctccctctctcttcccctcctctccctctatttgtctcccagcccctctcgccctctctttcttcatctctttccatctttctatgtcaccatcactctctctttctctctttctcttcttgagGCCTCAGCTAAGATCAATAACCCTCATCAATCCCTGATGGACACAAAGATAGTTCATCACATACTTCCGACACTTGCCTTTCAAACCCACCAACCATCTATGTCACTCTCTGcggctctccatctctgtctccctatccctccctctctttctcctgctcattccctccatctctctctttcccactctgcATCTATccgtccttccatccatccatccatctatcgtctcgctttttcctcctctctctccagagtcgACCAAGACATTTGTTTTTTTAGTAACAAAATAAGGCATCAAAGGACAAATCAGCTCAGGATAGAAAGATGTGGAAAACACACCACTCAGATATGAACTAAGtttatctctcctcttctgtacGCCTTCCTCTTtctatcctctccttctctccacctctccctccctctctctgcaggtgtgaggggaggagcaAGTTTACAGTGATGGCCTCTGACAGCATCTTCTCGTGAAATACCTGCATCTCTCCTACCCGTGTCCCCTCCCCCGACAGACGCCGTGACCTTGTCTGACCTTGTGTGATCCCAGCGACCCCGTTCACAAGCCCGCAAACAAGCCCACTAAGGCCACCCTGGTCGAGATTAGACAAGATTAGATATCAGTTCATCAACCCCAAGTGGAAATGTGTTTGTCACAACGGCAACCTTCCGTCCAGTTCCAGGTGTATCTAACCAGGTTTTGTCTGTCGTCTGCAGAGCTTAGATTCAGCATGCTGCTCCACTTTCCTACGTGAAGAAATCAAATTCCAGTTTGATTTAATGTGCTATTAAGCATGACATTCAATCCGATTACACCCTTTCATGAATCATCTTCCTATTCACTTCAGGGATTCGGAATCAATTTCAACGGAACGCTCTCTTGACATGAGACAATATACCAGAGCAGCTTTAGTTGTTCCctcgtcttcctctcctcccccctttcctgcgCTCTTGACCTTTTTCCTCCCCGATTTTTCTtgcctttcctcctttcctttcctctctctcctgccccctcctctcctccccccccccccccctctcttttgctGTTTCCTGGTTCCTCCAGGGGGTGTTCAGGATGAGAGGATCTCGTTCACGGAGGATTAGTTTTATGTCCATCAGAAAACCATGCATGtaaagacaaaaacaaacatcttgtCCCGAGTTTCTCGGCACGCTAACATTCTGTACAAGGGTACCCTTATCGAAATGAATTATTTCATGTTCTAACAAGGAAGATTCAAAGTACGTTTCCAGGAGGGGATGTCTCCCTGTGTTTTGGGATGTGAAGTTCCTTTTATTAGAAAATTCTCATTTTGTCAGACAACAGTAACAGAAGCTGGTGTACGGAAGAGGTCAAACAGGTGCAGGTTACAAAAGGAATGTGTTTAATAAAGCATCGACGTGTGCGATCAGCAACGACACAGCGCCTCCCACCAGCACTGACTCCTCTTCCTGGTGTCAGGAAGCTCCCCTCAGCTCTGCCCCGACACCGGAGCTCTGCCAGGAGGGtggcgccccctgcaggagaacaCAAGGAACAGCAGGCCAAACAGGAAACGCACTCGAAAAGcaacccccactctccctctctacatGTAACGGCGTGAAAACAGCCGTGGCGTCCGATAGCAGGACGCCTGGCGAAGCGTTAGGACTTTTGGGGGTCAGAGTTCATTCGCAGAAAGCAAGTTAGTCTCGGCGGCTCGttaaagagagaccagagcagaAACAGGAAAGGCGACGAGACAGACACGTCCCTGAAAGACATTGGTGCGTGTGAGACGAGCATGGCTAAAATGGGCACTTtatcatttacacacacacacaggcagaataTATCCCAACGCATCCAAATCATACatatacaaaaatacaattttatatgtacataaaaaaaaaggctTACGGAGCTTATAAAAATACTATCATCATGGTCATGGTGAATTGATGGAAGcatggggggcagaggggaaggggaggatggagggagacagcctGAGAGATAAAGTTGtgccaggggagagagaagaggtggggagaaagagggagaacaggggaaaggaggagagagagggagtggaaggagggaggatagggagCTGACAGTGAGAAAGCCTGTTAATAACAAACTTGAGCATTAATCAACACACCTGGCCATTAATTACTACACCTGGTCACAATAAACACATCCGTTGCCAATTAAGACACTTGCAGTAAGTCTCAAAGTCCCGCCCCCTCACTATACATATCATCAGTGTGGCACCCTGGTGATTGGCTCCATGCAAAAATCTCTATGCTTAATGGCCCACCTTCTCCAGGAAGCACAGACGTTTCCCAGGCAACTAGTGTGACGCACAGGAAGACCGGTCAGTCACTTCCTTTATTTAAAGTCCTCTTGACGTCCAactcaacaataataataataataatcagagTAACCAGAGAAGGAAGTAGAACTATTGTACATAAAAGGAGTGAAACAAGAAGGAGGAGATAATAAAGGATTAAGAACTGCGACAAAAAGGTATAGGCTTTCCTTGAATAGCCCGAGTCCGTGTGTAtgatttccctcctcctcctccagtccatccctccctcccccgagcCTCCAGGCGTTAGGAGCCGTCCTCGCCCCCGCAGGTGGTCTCCACCAGCGTCACCTGCTCCCCGCCGCAGTCCAGCCCCGGCCCGCTCTTCAACACGAGCGCCCCCTCGTGCAGcagcaccatctcctcctggccGTCGGCCGACTCCACCTGGACGctgcccagctcctcctccaccacctcctcctcctccagctcctcctcctccaggaccacCTCCTCCGGGCCGGGGGACGCCCTGCCGTTGGTGTGGCCGTGGGACATGGCCTCCAGGCGGACGCGGTACTCCTCGGCCTCCTGCTCCTTCCTGTGGAGCTGCTGGCGGTACTCGTGTGCCTTCCTGTTGGCCTCCTGTAGCTGCTTCTGTAACAtctcctggagggggggagttAAGAGAAGGACAGCGGTCGAGGGGGAGTcagagaaaagaggaagggatggggaaagggagagagagggaggggaaggaaggtgAAGGGTAGAGATGGATTAATgttagaggaaggaggggagacaggaagcgtggagggggagagagagtgagaggagggaaaggcggagggagggagtcaccgcctctgtctgtctcatcacTTACCGTGTCTCCAGAATCCGTGTGATTGGACGAGGACTCCAGCCTCCGTTTGCGTGCGGGCGGCGGCTGGATCTCGtcttccaccacctcctctgtcACCTGATTGGCCGGCACCGCCAACACTGCAAAACAGTTGACCAATGAGCAAGCATGTCAAGAACATGGGAAgtggagctggaggatggaTGACAGCATGCACACCAGCACAGAGAAGATGGATGTAGCTAGTGTGTGACAAGTATGTTGCATGTTTTTATCCTGCTGTCCGTTCTGCATGGTGATCAGATCCCTGTGTATCATGTTCTAGGCGTGCTTTAGACGTGTTCTGGGCGTGTTCTAGGCGTGTTTTGTGTTCTTCCTCTGCTGTCCCTTCTGCATAGTGATGAGATCACTGTGTAGCATGTTCTAGGCATGCTTTAGGCATGTCCTGGGCGTGCTTCAAACGTGTTATGTACTTACTCTGCTGTCCGTTCTGCATGGTGAGGAAGAACTGCTGACCCAGCCCGCCTGTAGTCTGGAGGTTGCCATGCTGGtctgttactatggtgatgACCCTCTGACCTCCCTCGGTAACCACACGCTGGATGCTGGGATCCAGGGAGCTGGCAGCGATGGTGTCCTCCGACTcaactacacacacgcacacacaaagagagagggggaagtgatgcttaaaaacaaataaatgctTGAGGTtgttgtgcgcgtgtgtgtgtatgcgtgtatacATATACGAGTGTGTACCTGCGTTGGCCCTGTTGATGAGGTCTGCCAGGTTGACCACGCCTCCCTGCAGTCCAGGGATGCCCTGGATGATATactggggggaggtggcgctGCTCTCATTAAGGTTCACCTGGTTCTGCatgccctcctacacacacacacacacacacaatcagtatCTTGACATGAACTTTGACCCAGGAAGCgtttcccttcctcccccatcactcttcctgacctgcagcagcagcatgaGGTCGGCGTTCTGGCTGTCGGCGGCGATGTCGAACGGCGTCTTGTCAAACTTGGACACGGCGTGGACGTCGGCGCCGTGCTTCACCAGCATCTCCGCCACGCCCTGGTGGCCGTGCTGCGCTGCCCAGTGGAGCGCCGTCATCTTCAGCATGTCCCTGGCGTTGATGTCTGCCCCgctctggaggagggcagggggggagg
Above is a window of Osmerus mordax isolate fOsmMor3 chromosome 18, fOsmMor3.pri, whole genome shotgun sequence DNA encoding:
- the gabpb2a gene encoding GA-binding protein subunit beta-2a isoform X2, coding for MSLVDLGKRLLEAARKGQDDEVRTLMANGAPFTTDWLGTSPLHLAAQHGHYSTADVLLRAGVSRDARTKVDRTPLHMAAAEGHTLIVELLVRSGADINARDMLKMTALHWAAQHGHQGVAEMLVKHGADVHAVSKFDKTPFDIAADSQNADLMLLLQEGMQNQVNLNESSATSPQYIIQGIPGLQGGVVNLADLINRANAGTHSYMYTRIHTHAHNNLKHLFVFKHHFPLSLCVCVCVVESEDTIAASSLDPSIQRVVTEGGQRVITIVTDQHGNLQTTGGLGQQFFLTMQNGQQMLAVPANQVTEEVVEDEIQPPPARKRRLESSSNHTDSGDTEMLQKQLQEANRKAHEYRQQLHRKEQEAEEYRVRLEAMSHGHTNGRASPGPEEVVLEEEELEEEEVVEEELGSVQVESADGQEEMVLLHEGALVLKSGPGLDCGGEQVTLVETTCGGEDGS
- the gabpb2a gene encoding GA-binding protein subunit beta-2a isoform X1, whose product is MCVSFTMSLVDLGKRLLEAARKGQDDEVRTLMANGAPFTTDWLGTSPLHLAAQHGHYSTADVLLRAGVSRDARTKVDRTPLHMAAAEGHTLIVELLVRSGADINARDMLKMTALHWAAQHGHQGVAEMLVKHGADVHAVSKFDKTPFDIAADSQNADLMLLLQEGMQNQVNLNESSATSPQYIIQGIPGLQGGVVNLADLINRANAGTHSYMYTRIHTHAHNNLKHLFVFKHHFPLSLCVCVCVVESEDTIAASSLDPSIQRVVTEGGQRVITIVTDQHGNLQTTGGLGQQFFLTMQNGQQMLAVPANQVTEEVVEDEIQPPPARKRRLESSSNHTDSGDTEMLQKQLQEANRKAHEYRQQLHRKEQEAEEYRVRLEAMSHGHTNGRASPGPEEVVLEEEELEEEEVVEEELGSVQVESADGQEEMVLLHEGALVLKSGPGLDCGGEQVTLVETTCGGEDGS
- the gabpb2a gene encoding GA-binding protein subunit beta-2a isoform X3; amino-acid sequence: MCVSFTMSLVDLGKRLLEAARKGQDDEVRTLMANGAPFTTDWLGTSPLHLAAQHGHYSTADVLLRAGVSRDARTKVDRTPLHMAAAEGHTLIVELLVRSGADINARDMLKMTALHWAAQHGHQGVAEMLVKHGADVHAVSKFDKTPFDIAADSQNADLMLLLQEGMQNQVNLNESSATSPQYIIQGIPGLQGGVVNLADLINRANAVESEDTIAASSLDPSIQRVVTEGGQRVITIVTDQHGNLQTTGGLGQQFFLTMQNGQQMLAVPANQVTEEVVEDEIQPPPARKRRLESSSNHTDSGDTEMLQKQLQEANRKAHEYRQQLHRKEQEAEEYRVRLEAMSHGHTNGRASPGPEEVVLEEEELEEEEVVEEELGSVQVESADGQEEMVLLHEGALVLKSGPGLDCGGEQVTLVETTCGGEDGS